The following is a genomic window from Qingrenia yutianensis.
GCGAGAGATAAACGGTGTGAGGCTTGTTTTCGTATTTTTCGGCAACCGAATTGTACGCGCCGTAAATGCACTGGGGCATCATAACCATACCCTGACCGCCCCCGTAGGGATAGTCGTCCACGCGGTTGTGCTTGTTGCCCGAAAAATCACGGATATTTGTAAAGGAAAACTCCACAATTTTGTTTTTCACCGCGCGCCCGATAATGCTTTCGTTTAAAATGTTTGTGAACATCTCGGGGAAAAGCGTTAAAATGTCAAATTTCATAAATCATACCTCTATAGTTTTGCGGCCGCGCTCGATTGAAATTGTACCCGTGCGCACCATTTCGATTTTGCCCATTTTTTCCACCAAAGCCAGAAACGACGCGATTTTGTCGGTCGTTCCCGTGATTTCCACCGTCACCGTGTCGGGGGCAACGTCTACGATTTTACTGCGGTAAATTTCGGAAAACTGCAAAATTTCCTTGCGCTCGTCACTGCCAATACCGCTTATTTTAATGAGCGCGAGTTCACGGCATACCGTTTCGGTTGACGTAAGGTTTTTTACCTTTATAACGTCAATCAGCTTGTTGAGCTGTTTTATAAGCTGTTCAAGCGTGTAGTCGTCGCCGTTCGCAATGATTGTTA
Proteins encoded in this region:
- the ilvN gene encoding acetolactate synthase small subunit, producing MQQHILSVLVSNKAGVLTKVTALFSRRGFNIDSLAVGTTENKDISRITIIANGDDYTLEQLIKQLNKLIDVIKVKNLTSTETVCRELALIKISGIGSDERKEILQFSEIYRSKIVDVAPDTVTVEITGTTDKIASFLALVEKMGKIEMVRTGTISIERGRKTIEV